The genomic stretch CGTTTTGGTGCTTGCATGCAGTGTTGCTTGGTTGTTTTCGGTTGTCACGGATCGTCTGGGGTTGCCTTTAGGCGCTTCATTTTGGTGCTCTTGTGCCTGGTCTTTTGTTAGATCGAGGGTTTGGGTCGGACTTTCTCTGATCAGGCTTTTATTGTCACTTTACTGGGTGTATTGTTTTTTGGGAGTTGGAATTTTCCGAGTAAGTGTATGATGGGATGTTTCGGTGTAGTTGGTTGGATTGGAGATGGTGGTTTTTTCCTTTACTCTACGTTGTCtaatttccttttatcagttagTTTGTTATTTCTAATAATCTCCTCTTATTGGAGTTTCTGTCGTTTTGGTCGAATAAATAGTTTTGTTGGAGTAGCGAAGCAGTGCTACGGCCGATTGTGGTTCCATGTGGATTTGGGTGAGAGGAGGATGACCTGTTCCTCTTCCGTCTACGTCTATGTCTGTAGCTGGGTGAATTTTACGATGGGATTGGTTGTGGAGCTTCATTCTTCTCAGCTTGTCAGCTCACTCTTTGTCTTTGGTGTTTGGTCTGTTGACTGTTGTGACCGTTTTACGTGGTGCAGGAGAGTTTTCTCCACCGGATGTAGGTCTTCGTGGCTTACCATCCACTTTAAATTTCTACGCTCTTGTGGCGTAAGTGTACCTCGTTCTTGCCTCACGACATCTCAACTGATCCAGTCTCCTGGGAGGAATGTTTGTCGGGCTGATGATTTGGGTGGTGATGCTCGTGGCCAGACCATTGTTCTTGATCATCAAGTTTCGGATAGCCTATGGGAATGGCTCTCTAGTTGTTGTTTTTTATTAGGTTACTATTACTCTGTGTTGTTTATTATTCAGTTTTACATTATAGTACTTGAGTATGGCTTTCACAACCATACTACTGTAATGTAAGACTTTTGCactctgtcaaaaaaaaaaaaaaaaaaaaaaaaaaaagatgtgacATAAGATTTAAGTTTATAAGAAATTCTCATGTCACTTGTTCTAGTTAGCCTTTTTAGATTACTTAAGATATGAGATGGCATTAAGTaagcttatgtgcattttgataTAATGACATGGCATTTGTAACATGGCATTAAGTAGATGTTTCAAAGAGCCTTTTAATTAAGTTTTATAGATGTGATAGAAGTTTAGCAATACACCTCATGTATCTTTGTTTCAataatttatttacttttgaTAAAAATTATGCTCATAAAAAACACAGTAATTAACGACGACAAATTGAGTATTAGTTCATTTATTCTACACATACCGCAAATAAATACCACGAGTTAGATAGTACATTTCAATCAGTTAGAACAACAGTACAACACTGAATCCTTTCTGCAAGTGATTTTGTTTGGAAACATGATTCATCAGAAAAGAATAAAGAATGATCATAGTAGGCCAAGTTGTGATTGCCTTCTGGCATTAGTATTAGCTATAAAAATCCATGGACCACTCAACAACGCAAATTATACTATAAAGAGTAAAGACCGTCATATGGTGCAACTACTTCAAAGTGACATTTTTATGGTAAAAAGTGACCATTTGGTCACACTTTATCATAAAAGTGAAACACTTTTTGACTGTTGCACAATAGAGGTCGCATGCAATAAGTACTAATTCAACAATAATGAAACCAAAACAAAGTATGAAAATCCATTGAAAGTATAATCTAGGCATGAAAACAATAAGACAACAGTCAATTTCTACCACCTCAGGTCTTCACCTCAAGCACTTCCCAAACCCTGCCACGTCCACCGCTGCTGCCACCAGTAATTTCAAATCCACATACCAAACCAAGATCGCATTCTGCTTCCGAACCCTGTCAGATTTGTGATTCTAGCTGTAAAACAATTTTAACTGGGACTTTCTCAGGCTGGACAGCTTACTGAGAATAAAAAAGGGGGGAAAAATTCAAACTTCTCTTTACATAAACCAATGTTCGAGAACTGTATACTTACAACTCGTAAATACAATGAAACGGTAACTAGGCTCGCCAATAGGCTATTGTTTTTGTTTCCTTCATTGATCAACCACAATGAAACCAAAGACTCGGATTTAGAACGGCGGAAAATAAGCTTCTGAAAAAGAAGCTAGTCTAACATATTATGCTATTTTCCAAGTCTTTCAATTTATGTAcaaataagaaaaggaaaaaaaaaccaGTAAACAAAGTGTTACTAGCATGTTCGATCTTATTCGCTTCCTTTGAGAATGTTGAACTTGCAAAGGGGGCATGTCGCGTTCATCTTGAGCCATTTCTCAATGCATGTTGCATGAAAGTGATGGTTGCATGGTAAAGCATGGAGCTCCACCCCGTCATCATATGAACTAAGGCAGATACAGCAAtccttggaaaaaaaaaaaagaataaaaggtCAGTATAGAATATACTTCGTATTTGGCAATCATAATGCACACAGCAGCAACTGAGTACACTTGTGGTGGACTATTTCCATAtgatccggtccggtccggtccggtccggtccaatcCATGCATTTATTTGGTGCTGACCGGACCGGGCCAACAAACGTATGGTCCGGTCCACGGTCCAACATTTTACCCTTGTTTGGTCTTCGGTCCACAAACTTTGGTCCGGTGTAGTCCGGTCCCGGACCGATGAACACCCCTAGTGGATTccatgaaaaagaaagaagaaaattcTCCAAACAAAGACGCTTAAATAGCACACAAGCTCCCGGAAAAAAAATACACAGTAGTACACTTCGGTAATATGAGTAGCATTATCAACTCCTTTTAACTTCTCATGAGAACTCCTTAATCATATTATTCAATCTCATACCTTTTTCGGGGGATTACAACCAATCTCCAGTTACTAAAACTGGAGTGGGGAAGAGTTCACACTTTTAATGCCAACAAATTACATGCATAAAGTTGAATCCTGGCCCATCTACCAGGTACAAAGACTGGAGATACTTGAAGAACATCATTCTGTCTAATGAAAGTCGAACCATACACTTAAATGTAATTTATGTTTTTAACATTACCCACTAAGAATTGATATAACGAAAAATGTTTCGTATAAAGATAATAAGACCTAGTCTAATTAATGAGTTAACATGAGATTTTACTTACTACCTTAGTGAACAGAAAACCCTTCCTCTTTTGGGGTTAAGAAACAAGGCCTCAGTAGGGTACTCCCGTGTTACAGGGTTGTACAACAACAATACTACGTTGATCGGTTACACCAACCCAAAGAACCCTTTGGCCCTTGTATCAAGCTCACCTGGGACACCTCTAGTAGTACTTGTTCACAAAAGAACATCTACTTTGATGACCAGTAAGTAAGAAACTGATCAACCAACCATGTCAGGTTGTCAGCAGTAGTATtttaaacaaggaaaaattacaATTtccaaaaaagaaagaaaggaaatcACTTACTGCATCCTCAGGTAAAAGAACACGTTCAGTCGCCAAGTATCCACTACTTGTATCCATAGGCACCATCACTCCAGCTCCAACACTTGGCTTATCCTCATTACTTGACATCCGAAATCTGTATTTTGGGAGCACACTGAGGTCTGCTTCTGAGGCGCCCTCCTGCTTTTAGCATCAAAAGAGACAACCAATATGTCAAAGAGTTCACAGTAGCTACAAGTTTAATATAAGAGTATAGAGTCCCGTACTTGTCCAGCAACAGTATACAGGATTGCAATGATACAAGGCAAACAGCAGCAAAGTGCGATCCCTATTAAACAGGCCAAGACAACGCAGAATATGGCAAAGAAAACATCAAATGCCAGATAGACCACAGTCAACCTGCACAAATTTACATTAAAATCTGTTATAGCTGACTAATAAAAGGCCTACAAACATTACTGTCATATGAAACAGAAAAGTAAAAGTACAGTATTCGTCTAGTTAAAAGCTAAAAATTCTGACTGTCAGGTGACACTGCACGACGAAGCAATGAAGCAAGTTTTGTGAAGTGGCTCCGAATTAGCAACCCCACAAcaaacaagaaaacaaaagaaaaggtgTATCTAAGAATTTACTCCCTCCATCtcagtcatttatttaccttttatatcCTTTGTGAGAAATCTTTAATGAGAAGtaatttaatcaaaggtaaacaaatgactatgacggagggagtatattctCGACACTGTTATTCTCCTTTAATTATTAATTGTGAAAGCACAAAGCAATAACACGGTCCTCAACAGTAACTGCAAGAGAGTCCAGTAGGAATCTTCGTAAGTTGAAAGTAAGTTTTGTATTAGCCCAGAAAGATGCTATATAGGCAATCCAACCCCTAACGTACCTCATTTAATAATAAAGTATGCACTAGCATGAATCCAGCACCTCACAATCTAAGGAAAATTCACAATTTTCCATCTACATTTACCGTTCTCCACAGCGAAGAAATTTTATTAATGAACAAGAAGACAGCCATGTCTCTCTTCTACTACAATCAACCTGAGCTTACACTGCTCCTTTCAATAAACCTCCCTCTCAATCACACTGACATTATACCTACCACGTAGCGACAAGCCAACAAGACAAGACAACAATGGCATTGGGAACACATCTACATTTTAAATGGGACGTTGTAAATTGTAAGCCATTAGGCTTGTTTCTTTTATTCTAAATCCTAATAACCTATCCTTTTCTAGGAGCACTGAATGCATGTCTGAAATGAAAGAGAGCATACCAATACAGCCGTGGAGCATTTTGCAGAAGTAGCTCACCACCAGACACTACCCAGTAGAAGCCAATAATCCACCAAACAAACGACGCCATCGTGTTCAAGGACTCGCATCTTTTAGCAAAGCTGATAAATGAACGCACATGTAAATCACAAAATTAATAGAGTACCAACGTGACAGACAAAACAACAGTAAACACGCATACACAACTGATGGAAAACTAGAAATATGGTCAAAAGCCTGCTCAGCAGAACAAGTTTACACAAGCAATTATTATAGGGAACCAAAACATTATTAATTTTCTATAACACCACCAAAGGTTTGCAAAGCGCGGACACAAGCAGGGACCCACAAGTTTTAACACTGAAGCCAATACCATATCAGGAATTTTACAGACGTTACTAAGCAAACTTATGGGTCCAACAAGATTTATTTCCCCTACCCATGGAACTTTAGGAAGCAAGCTTATAGCAGTAACATGAAGACTCTTTTCAGTCACACTCTTTTCATGAAAAACAACCAAGAGACGTGATCTCTCCTTCATGAGATCATAAAGACAAGCCACAGATAACTTGCCTCGCAAAAAGGAGTTTCTAAACTAGCTTCCCCCAGAAAAAGGGTATCCGAATTCAGAAATAAGACCAATAAATGGAGGTCTAAAGAGAAAATATTCATCAGTCAAGGTCTTGGAGAAGTCAGTGATTGCCATATatgaaaatataaaaaaaaaaaaaatcacacttGTTTAACTTCTGTTATAGTAAATCTTACTTCCCCGATACTATGGTATTGTTTGTCATATGACTCGTATCTATAATATATGATCAGAAGATTCTGACAAAATTATTCAACTAGAAGTTCCCAAACTTTGAAAATGAGAAGTGGATACTCGACAACACGTGAATAGC from Silene latifolia isolate original U9 population chromosome 2, ASM4854445v1, whole genome shotgun sequence encodes the following:
- the LOC141643883 gene encoding E3 ubiquitin protein ligase RIE1 isoform X1, coding for MSETSSTTAAPLLPPRQENPTRIPQTTTLALLLGRAAGRRGPSMMVRETAARELEERRADWGYSKPVVAVDMLWNMVFVVVSVVMLFCTVGEKPNVPVRVWVGGYAVQCLVHVVLVWSEYRRRSRRREVDLEAGNDSDVDDDGTAGFFGSSGQGSFAKRCESLNTMASFVWWIIGFYWVVSGGELLLQNAPRLYWLTVVYLAFDVFFAIFCVVLACLIGIALCCCLPCIIAILYTVAGQQEGASEADLSVLPKYRFRMSSNEDKPSVGAGVMVPMDTSSGYLATERVLLPEDADCCICLSSYDDGVELHALPCNHHFHATCIEKWLKMNATCPLCKFNILKGSE
- the LOC141643883 gene encoding E3 ubiquitin protein ligase RIE1 isoform X2, which gives rise to MSETSSTTAAPLLPPRQENPTRIPQTTTLALLLGRAAGRRGPSMMVRETAARELEERRADWGYSKPVVAVDMLWNMVFVVVSVVMLFCTVGEKPNVPVRVWVGGYAVQCLVHVVLVWSEYRRRSRRREVDLEAGNDSDVDDDGTAGFFGSSGQGSFAKRCESLNTMASFVWWIIGFYWVVSGGELLLQNAPRLYWLTVVYLAFDVFFAIFCVVLACLIGIALCCCLPCIIAILYTVAGQEGASEADLSVLPKYRFRMSSNEDKPSVGAGVMVPMDTSSGYLATERVLLPEDADCCICLSSYDDGVELHALPCNHHFHATCIEKWLKMNATCPLCKFNILKGSE